In Coriobacteriaceae bacterium, a single window of DNA contains:
- a CDS encoding nucleotidyl transferase AbiEii/AbiGii toxin family protein, with product MVKYKTPAALEMAVRDAARESPMDTNRAIVGFYFHRFLCRVFSEDDGRFVLKGGQSVLARTLDARVTRDIDLVAQEESLEEAVADLARAASIDLEDFVSFVFDRAEQIKKEDEYRCGAKVWFTPFMGTKKLQPISIDLVIDEVRGLEPEVLAPIDRLNIEGLPVCDYRVCRVESALADKLLAMVEMHEGRASSRIKDIVDILVYAKTCFVDGTTLVERVEKEASARKVAMPEEFVAPLWWKQNGSAQYIKMARQAGVLDLAGNIAGAEGVVNRLYTPCFNHSANVRKWNPQTTGWE from the coding sequence ATGGTGAAGTACAAAACACCTGCCGCACTGGAGATGGCTGTTAGGGATGCCGCAAGAGAATCGCCGATGGATACTAATCGGGCGATCGTCGGTTTCTACTTTCATCGCTTCCTATGTCGCGTTTTTTCAGAAGATGACGGCCGCTTTGTACTCAAGGGTGGCCAAAGCGTCCTGGCGCGAACACTCGATGCGCGTGTCACAAGAGATATTGACTTGGTTGCTCAAGAGGAGAGCCTCGAAGAGGCTGTTGCCGATCTGGCGCGGGCGGCTTCGATTGATCTGGAGGATTTCGTTTCGTTTGTCTTTGATCGTGCAGAGCAGATCAAAAAAGAAGATGAGTATCGGTGTGGTGCGAAGGTGTGGTTCACCCCCTTTATGGGAACCAAGAAGCTGCAGCCAATTTCAATTGACTTGGTAATTGATGAAGTGCGGGGACTTGAGCCTGAGGTTCTTGCGCCGATCGATCGTTTGAATATTGAGGGGCTCCCAGTCTGCGACTATCGAGTATGCCGAGTGGAGAGTGCCCTTGCAGATAAATTGCTCGCAATGGTAGAGATGCATGAGGGCCGTGCCTCTTCGCGAATCAAGGATATAGTCGACATCTTGGTGTACGCGAAAACTTGCTTCGTCGATGGGACTACGCTTGTCGAGAGGGTCGAGAAAGAAGCATCTGCCCGCAAGGTGGCAATGCCGGAAGAGTTCGTGGCGCCTCTCTGGTGGAAACAAAATGGTTCTGCGCAGTACATAAAGATGGCGAGGCAGGCGGGGGTACTTGATCTCGCGGGGAACATTGCTGGGGCAGAAGGGGTCGTCAATCGGTTGTATACACCGTGCTTTAATCATTCGGCGAATGTGCGCAAATGGAATCCTCAGACCACGGGATGGGAATAG
- a CDS encoding type IV toxin-antitoxin system AbiEi family antitoxin domain-containing protein: MKYFSNITAISELSESEGVFTTAQAARMDISRDALAHSCRVGRLERICHGAYRMSGTQRRDTDELNAFWKLTNPSLCAWERKRQWDGIAVSGTTAANLQQMGDFYLSPYRMTAPMRINTRNESLSFAKREIAEQDIVWLDGLPVTKPERTLVDLCLDCEDPSLIIDAYNDALGRGLEIQRLKDLVEENSKTAKRRELMMPLLTALNE, encoded by the coding sequence ATGAAGTACTTTAGCAACATAACGGCGATAAGCGAGCTTTCCGAGAGTGAGGGCGTGTTCACCACAGCCCAGGCGGCTCGTATGGACATCTCTCGAGATGCGCTGGCACACTCATGCCGCGTGGGGCGTCTTGAACGGATATGCCACGGCGCCTACCGGATGTCGGGCACGCAGCGCCGAGACACTGACGAGCTCAACGCTTTTTGGAAACTCACCAATCCCTCCCTTTGCGCGTGGGAGAGAAAACGCCAGTGGGATGGCATCGCCGTGAGCGGTACGACAGCGGCGAACCTACAGCAAATGGGCGATTTCTATCTGTCCCCCTACAGGATGACCGCGCCCATGCGCATCAATACGAGAAACGAATCCCTTTCTTTTGCAAAGCGCGAGATCGCTGAGCAGGACATCGTCTGGCTCGACGGCCTGCCGGTAACTAAACCCGAGCGCACGCTTGTTGATCTTTGCCTCGATTGCGAGGACCCCTCATTAATTATCGATGCCTATAACGACGCGCTTGGGCGAGGGCTCGAGATACAGCGGCTGAAAGATCTTGTAGAGGAGAACTCTAAAACCGCCAAACGACGCGAGTTGATGATGCCCTTGTTGACGGCGCTGAACGAGTAA